Proteins encoded within one genomic window of Gemmatimonas sp.:
- a CDS encoding transposase, with product MRRVRKKAAAHQRSSAADVRPPSASVDDRSVAVALIQALIPLGLRAVEDALQQEVVALAGARYAHADGHGGIARWGSQAGSIFLLDQKVPITVPRVRDVRAGTEVALTTYAQLQTPRTQDVGLFRRVLGGVSCREYEGAAEAVPEAFGLAKSSVSRRFIRASATALQALHERRHDDAEWLVLLLDGKSFAADQVVIALGVTITGEKRVLGLVQTATENKRVCAAFLRELIERGFRAPTGLLVVLDGAKGLRAAVRDVFGDDVPVQRCQWHKRENVVSYLTKPLQVIWRRKLQAAYQHATYADAKRALQKLVTELAKLNESAARSLEEGLEDTLTLHRLDVFAELGTSFKTTNLIESVMARVDAKTRRVGRWRTSDQKQRWCAATLLHIEKHFRRVKGCKHLSLLQRALTGKLPVRLAVA from the coding sequence ATGCGAAGAGTACGAAAGAAGGCGGCCGCGCACCAGCGTTCCTCCGCGGCCGACGTGAGACCGCCGTCCGCGTCGGTGGACGACCGGTCGGTCGCCGTGGCGCTGATTCAGGCGTTGATTCCGTTGGGCCTCCGCGCGGTCGAGGACGCCCTGCAGCAGGAGGTCGTCGCGTTAGCAGGCGCCCGGTATGCCCACGCCGACGGCCATGGCGGCATCGCCCGCTGGGGCTCGCAAGCGGGCTCGATCTTTCTCCTGGACCAGAAAGTACCGATCACCGTGCCGCGGGTCCGGGACGTTCGCGCCGGCACCGAGGTGGCGCTCACGACGTACGCGCAGTTGCAAACGCCGCGCACGCAGGACGTGGGCTTGTTTCGTCGCGTGTTGGGCGGGGTGTCGTGTCGGGAGTACGAGGGGGCGGCGGAGGCGGTGCCCGAGGCGTTTGGGCTCGCGAAGTCGAGCGTCTCGCGCCGCTTCATTCGCGCGAGCGCGACGGCGCTGCAGGCGCTCCACGAGCGGCGCCACGATGATGCGGAGTGGCTCGTCCTCTTGCTCGATGGCAAGTCGTTCGCGGCCGATCAGGTCGTGATCGCGTTGGGCGTTACGATCACCGGCGAGAAGCGCGTCTTGGGACTCGTGCAAACCGCCACCGAGAACAAGCGCGTGTGTGCCGCGTTTCTCCGCGAGCTGATCGAGCGCGGATTCCGTGCGCCCACCGGCCTGCTGGTGGTGCTCGATGGGGCCAAGGGGCTGCGCGCCGCCGTCCGCGACGTGTTCGGCGACGATGTGCCCGTGCAGCGGTGCCAGTGGCACAAGCGGGAAAACGTGGTCAGCTATTTGACGAAGCCCCTGCAGGTGATCTGGCGGCGCAAGCTGCAGGCGGCGTACCAACACGCCACCTACGCGGACGCCAAGCGCGCGCTGCAAAAACTTGTGACCGAATTGGCGAAGCTCAACGAGTCGGCGGCGCGTAGTCTCGAGGAGGGCCTCGAGGACACGCTGACGCTGCATCGGCTCGACGTCTTCGCCGAGCTCGGCACCAGCTTCAAGACCACCAATCTCATCGAAAGTGTGATGGCTCGCGTCGACGCCAAAACGCGCCGGGTGGGACGCTGGCGCACGAGCGATCAGAAGCAGCGATGGTGCGCGGCCACGCTCTTGCACATCGAAAAGCATTTCCGGCGCGTGAAAGGATGCAAACACCTGTCCTTGCTCCAGCGCGCGCTGACCGGCAAACTCCCCGTCCGCCTCGCGGTTGCGTGA